A stretch of the Arthrobacter sp. PAMC 25486 genome encodes the following:
- a CDS encoding acyl-CoA dehydrogenase family protein, with the protein MTPEDLLPDDLLERFRERAKGYDERNEFCHEDLAELKTQGYLRMFASVDDGGLGFGLEQAAAAQRRLATAAPATALAINMHLVWTGVAHLLHERGDDSLHYVLQEAVAGEVFAFGNSEAGNDSVLFDSSTVAAPLGDGSYSFTGTKIFTSLSPAWTRLGIFGKDETGEEPVLVHAFITRDAPGYTIKDDWNTLGMRASQSNTTVLDGVVAAPERVFRKLPVGPNADPLIFSIFACFETLLAAVYTGLGERALAIGVATVQKRRSKKSGKSYAQDPDIRWRIADAALAMDGLYPQLEAVARDVDNLVNHGSQWFPKMVGLKIRATETARTVVDLTIRVSGGGSYFAGNELGRLYRDVLAGIFHPSDDESAHATIANAWLGPIEP; encoded by the coding sequence ATGACACCCGAGGATTTGTTGCCCGATGACCTGCTGGAACGCTTTCGCGAACGCGCCAAGGGCTACGACGAGCGCAACGAGTTCTGTCACGAGGACCTCGCCGAGCTGAAGACGCAGGGTTACCTGCGCATGTTTGCCTCCGTGGACGACGGCGGCCTCGGCTTTGGTCTGGAACAGGCGGCTGCCGCCCAACGCAGGTTGGCAACAGCGGCCCCGGCCACAGCCTTGGCGATCAACATGCATTTGGTGTGGACCGGCGTCGCGCATCTTTTGCATGAGCGCGGGGATGACTCCCTCCACTACGTCCTGCAAGAGGCGGTGGCCGGGGAGGTGTTTGCTTTTGGCAACTCGGAGGCCGGCAATGATTCGGTGCTCTTCGACTCAAGCACCGTCGCCGCGCCGCTGGGCGACGGCAGCTATTCCTTCACCGGCACAAAGATCTTCACCTCGCTTTCACCGGCCTGGACCCGCCTGGGTATCTTCGGCAAAGACGAAACCGGGGAGGAGCCGGTCCTGGTGCACGCCTTCATCACCCGCGATGCGCCCGGCTACACCATCAAGGATGACTGGAACACGTTAGGCATGCGTGCCAGCCAGTCCAACACGACAGTGCTCGACGGCGTAGTGGCAGCACCCGAGCGCGTCTTTCGGAAACTTCCGGTGGGTCCCAATGCGGATCCGCTGATCTTCTCCATCTTTGCCTGCTTCGAGACGCTGCTGGCCGCCGTGTATACGGGGCTGGGGGAGCGGGCGTTGGCGATCGGCGTGGCGACGGTGCAAAAGCGTAGGTCCAAGAAGTCGGGGAAGAGCTACGCACAGGATCCAGACATTCGTTGGCGCATTGCCGACGCCGCACTGGCCATGGACGGGCTGTACCCGCAGCTTGAGGCCGTCGCCCGCGATGTGGACAACCTGGTGAACCACGGGAGCCAATGGTTCCCGAAGATGGTGGGGCTGAAGATTCGCGCCACGGAAACGGCACGCACGGTGGTGGACTTGACCATCAGGGTCAGCGGCGGCGGCAGCTACTTTGCCGGCAACGAACTGGGCCGGCTGTACCGGGATGTGCTGGCCGGAATCTTCCACCCATCCGATGACGAGTCGGCGCACGCAACCATTGCCAATGCCTGGTTGGGGCCGATCGAACCCTAA
- a CDS encoding alpha/beta-hydrolase family protein, whose amino-acid sequence MNTVRPASIVGLLAGVSAVALALTPSLVPRPALFQGFLAGVSFALAYVAAAGLYRGVAAFLVRRRMDSCPGKRRVPETQGVPGKRRVPVTLHLPRWLWQVVGAAGLLYVTLVGVLAVRWQNDVRAHVDMPPVDGLDVGMFFAVAILLAGIVFGLRGGLRRLAVLGRHGARRAGLPPGLVTPTGWLAGLLAATLGLGIVVSAALWGTDGVYAARNETTPAGIVEPAEDHRSAGAGSAVEWDKLGMQGRAFVGGGPGAATIENVTGHPALEPVRIYVGSAQEESMAARAALAVAELKRTGGFDRGTLMIATPTGSGWLERQAVDSLEYLHGGDTAIVSMQYSYQPSWVSFLFHQDLPRDSGQALYNAVKAEWDSMPATERPALLVYGLSLGASGMQSAFSGIDDLASSIDGAVFSGAPNNSQPWGALQAQRDPGSPVWQPVFDGGRNVRWLSNTGDFDKLQGPWEPARVAYLQHGTDAVTWLTPRLIWEKPEWLAGTKSTGGRAPDVSDAMRWIPLVTYLQVAFDMFMGEAVPASHGHNFGDVAVEAWNGVAPSRLDPSAVDRIQDVIAAYPYEESLNN is encoded by the coding sequence ATGAACACTGTCCGGCCCGCCTCCATCGTTGGCCTCTTGGCAGGTGTCTCGGCAGTTGCCCTGGCCCTGACGCCGTCGCTGGTCCCCCGGCCGGCACTCTTTCAGGGCTTCCTCGCCGGCGTGAGCTTCGCCCTGGCATATGTGGCGGCGGCCGGGCTTTACCGGGGCGTTGCTGCTTTCCTCGTCCGACGACGCATGGACTCCTGTCCGGGAAAGCGGCGCGTTCCGGAGACCCAAGGTGTCCCGGGAAAGCGGCGCGTTCCGGTGACCCTGCACCTCCCGCGGTGGTTGTGGCAAGTTGTCGGCGCAGCGGGCCTGCTTTATGTGACCTTGGTCGGTGTCCTGGCCGTGAGATGGCAAAACGATGTGCGTGCGCATGTGGACATGCCGCCCGTTGACGGGCTGGATGTTGGCATGTTCTTCGCTGTGGCGATACTGCTGGCCGGCATTGTTTTTGGCCTCCGTGGGGGCCTGCGCAGGCTGGCCGTCCTGGGACGCCACGGGGCTCGGCGTGCCGGGCTGCCGCCGGGGCTGGTCACCCCGACCGGATGGCTCGCCGGATTGCTGGCTGCCACCTTGGGGCTCGGCATTGTGGTGTCGGCTGCACTCTGGGGCACCGACGGTGTCTATGCGGCGCGGAACGAAACAACGCCCGCAGGCATTGTGGAGCCGGCCGAGGACCACCGCTCCGCCGGCGCCGGTTCAGCCGTCGAGTGGGACAAGTTGGGCATGCAGGGCCGGGCTTTTGTGGGTGGCGGCCCGGGCGCAGCCACCATTGAGAACGTCACAGGTCATCCGGCGTTGGAGCCGGTGAGAATCTATGTTGGTTCGGCACAGGAAGAGTCCATGGCGGCACGGGCTGCACTGGCCGTTGCCGAACTCAAGCGCACCGGCGGCTTTGACCGCGGCACGCTCATGATTGCCACACCCACAGGATCCGGCTGGTTGGAACGCCAGGCGGTTGACTCGCTGGAATACTTGCACGGCGGCGACACGGCAATTGTGTCCATGCAGTACTCCTACCAGCCAAGCTGGGTGTCCTTCCTCTTTCACCAGGACCTGCCCCGCGACTCGGGGCAGGCGCTGTACAACGCGGTGAAAGCTGAGTGGGATTCCATGCCCGCCACAGAACGCCCCGCCTTGCTGGTTTACGGGCTGAGTCTTGGCGCCTCCGGCATGCAGTCGGCCTTTTCCGGCATTGACGACCTCGCCAGCAGCATCGACGGGGCAGTCTTCTCGGGTGCACCCAACAACTCCCAGCCTTGGGGCGCCCTGCAGGCCCAACGTGATCCGGGATCGCCCGTGTGGCAGCCAGTGTTTGACGGTGGCCGCAACGTTCGCTGGCTGTCCAACACCGGTGATTTCGACAAACTGCAGGGGCCCTGGGAGCCAGCAAGGGTGGCCTATTTGCAACACGGCACCGACGCCGTGACGTGGCTGACCCCGCGTTTGATTTGGGAGAAACCCGAATGGCTGGCCGGCACCAAGAGCACTGGCGGACGCGCACCCGACGTCAGCGACGCCATGCGCTGGATTCCACTAGTCACCTATTTGCAGGTGGCCTTCGACATGTTCATGGGTGAGGCTGTGCCGGCCAGCCACGGACACAACTTCGGCGACGTCGCAGTCGAGGCGTGGAACGGCGTGGCCCCCAGCCGGCTGGACCCGTCCGCCGTCGACCGCATCCAGGACGTCATTGCCGCCTACCCCTACGAGGAATCCCTGAACAACTAG
- a CDS encoding acetyl-CoA C-acetyltransferase, translating into MTSPTTPTAAQAAPATPATRPGLRKAVVVGGNRIPFARSGGAYAHSSNQDMLTAALDGLVARFGLADEEIGEVAAGAVLKHSRDFNLTREAVLGSALSATTPAYDLQQACATGMEAVIGLSNKIKLGQIDSAIAGGVDSASDAPIAVSEGLRSILLDLNRAKTTGQKLKILSRIRPKDLSPDAPSTGEPRTGLSMGEHQALTTAQWNITREAQDELALASHKNLAAAYDRNFFDDLITPFRGLNRDSNLRADSSMEKLAKLKPAFGKSLGEGATMTAGNSTPLTDGASTVLLASEEWATARDLPILADVVDGEAAAVDFVHGKDGLLMAPAFAIPRLLARNGLTLDDFDYFEIHEAFAGTVLSTLAAWEDEEFSKTRLGLDGAFGSVDRSKLNVNGSSLAAGHPFAATGGRLVATLAKMLHERGAVDGRPARGLISVCAAGGQGVVAILEAR; encoded by the coding sequence ATGACCAGTCCCACAACGCCCACAGCCGCACAGGCCGCCCCGGCCACACCCGCTACACGCCCCGGTCTTCGCAAGGCCGTTGTTGTGGGTGGAAACCGCATCCCCTTTGCCCGCTCGGGCGGTGCGTATGCGCACTCCTCCAACCAGGACATGCTCACGGCTGCACTGGACGGACTCGTTGCCCGCTTCGGATTGGCGGATGAAGAAATTGGTGAAGTTGCAGCCGGTGCCGTGCTCAAACACTCGCGCGATTTCAACCTCACCCGGGAAGCCGTCCTGGGTTCCGCGCTGTCAGCCACCACACCTGCCTACGATCTCCAGCAGGCCTGCGCCACGGGCATGGAAGCCGTCATTGGACTCTCGAACAAGATCAAACTCGGCCAGATTGACTCCGCTATTGCCGGCGGCGTCGACTCGGCATCGGATGCACCCATCGCCGTCAGTGAAGGCCTGCGCAGCATCCTGCTGGACCTGAACCGTGCCAAGACCACCGGCCAAAAATTGAAGATCCTCAGCCGCATCCGCCCCAAGGATCTCTCTCCTGACGCCCCGTCCACGGGTGAACCTCGCACCGGCCTGTCCATGGGAGAGCACCAGGCGCTGACCACTGCACAGTGGAACATCACCCGCGAGGCCCAGGACGAACTGGCCCTGGCCAGCCACAAAAACCTGGCAGCAGCCTACGACCGCAACTTCTTCGATGACCTCATCACCCCGTTCCGCGGCCTGAACCGGGACTCGAACCTGCGCGCCGATTCCTCCATGGAAAAGCTTGCCAAGCTCAAGCCCGCCTTTGGCAAGTCACTGGGGGAAGGCGCAACCATGACAGCAGGCAACTCCACGCCGCTGACCGACGGCGCCTCCACCGTGCTGCTTGCCTCCGAAGAATGGGCCACCGCCCGCGACCTGCCCATCCTGGCCGACGTCGTTGACGGTGAAGCCGCCGCCGTCGATTTTGTGCACGGCAAGGACGGCCTGCTCATGGCCCCTGCCTTCGCCATTCCCCGTCTGCTGGCCCGCAACGGGCTGACACTGGATGACTTTGACTACTTTGAAATCCATGAGGCCTTCGCCGGAACGGTACTTAGCACCCTTGCCGCCTGGGAGGACGAGGAGTTCTCCAAGACACGCCTCGGCCTGGACGGCGCCTTCGGCTCGGTGGACCGCAGCAAGCTGAATGTGAACGGCTCATCCCTTGCCGCCGGCCACCCCTTCGCCGCAACCGGCGGACGACTCGTGGCAACACTGGCCAAGATGCTGCACGAACGCGGCGCCGTTGATGGCCGCCCCGCACGCGGCTTGATCTCCGTCTGCGCCGCCGGCGGCCAGGGCGTCGTCGCAATTTTGGAAGCACGGTAG
- a CDS encoding DUF5703 family protein has protein sequence MREIIQPVLTGRGAPLRQYEYLLITVTHGESVPTAYQRLREHAEYGKWELERSTLYMGGERKYLMRRKVLRVERTLDVY, from the coding sequence ATGCGGGAAATCATTCAACCGGTGCTCACCGGACGCGGTGCGCCGCTGCGGCAATATGAATATCTGCTGATCACCGTGACCCACGGCGAGTCCGTTCCCACCGCCTATCAGCGCCTGCGTGAACACGCCGAATACGGCAAATGGGAACTTGAACGCAGCACCCTATATATGGGCGGTGAGCGCAAATACCTCATGCGCCGAAAAGTGTTGCGTGTGGAGCGGACCCTCGACGTTTACTAG
- a CDS encoding M20/M25/M40 family metallo-hydrolase, which translates to MNMVRPEDEVAGICADLIRFDTSNFADNEGPGERAIAEHTAALISDAGLSPELYESSPGRANVVTRIEGTDSSLPALVVHGHLDVVPAEAADWTVDPFSGEERDGLIWGRGAVDMKDMDAMILSVMRSMGREGRKPKRDIVFAFFADEEAGGTYGARWSVDNRPDLFEGATEAISEVGGFSTDINGKRAYLLQTAEKGLAWLRLTAHGRAGHGSHINSDNAVTRLARAVTRIGDYEWPIEYTDTTRAFLEGVSELTGIEFDESNPETLLSQLGTVSRFVGATLQNTANPTFLSGGYKANVIPGTAEAMIDIRTLPGQHEQVLEIVRELAGEGIDISTIHNDVSLETPFAGNLVDAMIDSLHAEDPGSTVLPYTLSGGTDNKSLSRLGITGYGFAPLQLPPELDFTGMFHGVDERVPVDSLKFGVRVLDRLLSNY; encoded by the coding sequence TTGAATATGGTCAGGCCCGAGGACGAAGTTGCCGGCATCTGTGCCGATCTCATTCGATTCGACACCAGCAACTTTGCCGACAATGAGGGTCCGGGGGAGCGGGCCATTGCCGAACACACTGCCGCCTTAATTTCCGACGCCGGCCTCTCCCCAGAGCTGTACGAGTCGTCACCGGGGCGGGCCAACGTGGTCACGCGCATCGAGGGCACCGATTCCTCCCTCCCCGCGCTCGTGGTGCACGGGCACCTGGACGTGGTGCCGGCCGAAGCCGCCGACTGGACCGTTGACCCGTTCTCCGGCGAGGAGCGCGACGGGCTGATCTGGGGCCGCGGCGCCGTAGATATGAAGGACATGGACGCCATGATCCTCTCCGTCATGCGCTCCATGGGCAGGGAAGGGCGCAAGCCCAAACGCGACATTGTCTTTGCCTTCTTCGCCGATGAGGAGGCCGGCGGAACGTACGGTGCCCGCTGGTCGGTGGACAACCGTCCCGACCTCTTTGAAGGGGCCACCGAAGCCATTTCCGAGGTGGGCGGCTTCTCCACCGATATCAATGGCAAGCGCGCCTACCTTCTCCAAACCGCGGAGAAGGGCCTGGCCTGGCTGCGCCTGACGGCACACGGGCGGGCCGGGCATGGCTCGCACATCAACAGCGACAATGCCGTCACCCGGCTGGCCCGCGCCGTGACCCGCATCGGCGATTACGAGTGGCCCATCGAATACACCGACACGACGCGCGCCTTCCTGGAGGGCGTCTCGGAACTGACCGGCATTGAATTTGATGAGTCAAACCCGGAAACCCTCCTCAGCCAGCTCGGCACGGTGTCCCGTTTTGTCGGTGCCACGCTGCAAAACACGGCCAACCCCACATTCCTCAGCGGCGGCTACAAGGCTAATGTGATTCCGGGCACGGCCGAGGCCATGATCGACATCCGCACCCTGCCAGGCCAACACGAGCAGGTGCTGGAAATCGTCCGCGAACTGGCGGGCGAGGGCATTGACATCTCCACCATCCACAACGACGTCTCCCTGGAAACCCCCTTCGCCGGCAACCTCGTGGACGCCATGATCGACTCCCTGCATGCCGAAGACCCCGGCTCCACCGTCCTGCCGTACACGCTATCCGGCGGCACCGACAATAAGTCGCTCAGCCGCCTGGGCATCACTGGCTACGGCTTCGCACCGCTGCAACTGCCGCCGGAGCTCGATTTCACCGGCATGTTCCACGGCGTCGACGAACGCGTCCCCGTCGACTCGCTAAAATTCGGCGTCCGCGTCCTTGACCGCCTGCTGAGCAACTACTGA
- a CDS encoding 3-oxoacyl-ACP reductase produces MNQQNTSSSTRGSANKHGADKYTEFVSRGFGKDLAKRLGLPQPAILRRYSPQAPLVEGPILVVGQGAGSDGVAQVLLNWHLDVRRHATPKEKLGAIVVVLDELDHPEQLSAPMLTIGAALRDLNKNARIVSISRTTTTTTTDAPALAAARNGVDGIIRSVAKELRAGATANGVLLTNDIAANSPSAMAALRFFLSGRSAFVDGQFLSASSAGSDETQDWVKPLEGSVAVVTGAARGIGAAIARTLARDGATVIAVDVPAAGDHLAAVANEIHGTALQLDITAPDAGTRILDHAMERYGRIDIVVHNAGITRDKLLANMDGAKWDSVIAVNISSQLRMNEAFLASPDFGANSRIISVASTSGIAGNRGQSNYAASKAGVMGMVRSTAPLLAPRGGTVNAVAPGFIETDMTAKMPFATREVARRLNSLQQGGKPSDVAEAIAFFAQPNAAGVTANVLRVCGQNIVGQ; encoded by the coding sequence ATGAACCAGCAGAACACATCCTCCAGCACGCGTGGCAGTGCCAACAAGCACGGCGCCGACAAGTACACAGAATTTGTCAGCCGCGGATTCGGCAAGGACCTCGCCAAGCGCTTGGGCCTTCCCCAGCCCGCCATCCTGCGCCGCTACAGCCCCCAGGCCCCGTTGGTTGAGGGCCCCATTTTAGTGGTTGGCCAAGGAGCAGGGTCCGACGGCGTTGCCCAGGTGTTGCTTAATTGGCACCTTGATGTGCGGCGCCATGCGACACCCAAGGAAAAGTTGGGCGCCATCGTCGTGGTGCTGGACGAACTGGACCACCCGGAACAGCTCTCAGCACCCATGCTCACCATTGGTGCTGCCCTGCGCGATTTGAACAAGAACGCCCGGATCGTCAGCATCTCCCGCACGACAACGACAACGACGACCGACGCACCCGCGCTGGCTGCCGCACGCAACGGTGTCGACGGGATCATCCGTTCGGTGGCCAAGGAACTCCGGGCAGGCGCCACGGCCAACGGCGTCCTGCTGACCAATGACATTGCCGCCAATTCGCCCAGCGCCATGGCAGCCCTGCGCTTCTTCCTCTCCGGGCGGTCAGCCTTTGTCGACGGGCAGTTCCTGAGCGCCTCGTCCGCCGGCTCGGATGAAACCCAGGATTGGGTCAAGCCGCTGGAGGGCAGTGTCGCCGTTGTCACCGGAGCCGCCCGCGGCATTGGTGCAGCCATCGCCCGCACACTTGCCCGCGACGGAGCCACGGTGATCGCCGTGGACGTGCCGGCAGCGGGGGACCACCTGGCCGCCGTCGCCAACGAAATCCATGGCACGGCGCTGCAATTGGACATCACGGCACCCGACGCAGGAACACGCATCCTGGACCACGCCATGGAACGCTACGGCCGGATCGACATCGTCGTCCACAACGCCGGGATTACCCGTGACAAGCTGCTGGCCAACATGGACGGCGCCAAGTGGGACTCGGTCATCGCCGTGAACATCTCCTCGCAGCTGCGCATGAACGAGGCGTTCCTGGCGAGCCCCGACTTTGGCGCCAACTCGCGCATCATCAGCGTTGCCTCAACCAGTGGCATTGCCGGAAACCGCGGCCAAAGCAACTACGCCGCTTCGAAGGCCGGGGTCATGGGCATGGTCCGGTCCACCGCGCCCCTGCTGGCCCCGCGCGGTGGCACGGTGAACGCCGTCGCGCCTGGTTTCATCGAAACCGACATGACGGCGAAGATGCCCTTCGCCACCCGCGAGGTCGCCCGTCGGCTCAACAGCCTCCAGCAGGGCGGCAAGCCCAGCGATGTGGCCGAGGCCATCGCCTTCTTTGCCCAGCCCAATGCCGCCGGCGTCACCGCCAACGTGCTGCGGGTGTGCGGGCAGAACATCGTGGGTCAGTAA
- a CDS encoding MaoC/PaaZ C-terminal domain-containing protein, with amino-acid sequence MAQTVLTEMPSLSKLYLNAAASAAKNRLLRAEPAVALPATAVEVRGVRADLAKVTEFAHLMGEPARDVLPSGYLHAFAFPVAMSVMVADEFPLPLLGMIHLRNQVEQLAPVMFDDELSIRAWARDLTGHRSGTQVQIVAEIHNADGTALLWRGVSTYLAKGIFLPGLDKPTTAGERVDFVPPAPTAQWRLGVDTGRAYAAVSGDFNPIHLSVLSAKALGLRRSIAHGMYAAARVLATVPLAKPPAFSWDISFDSPIFLPAAVSLEVLDHRSNDGAWLSSEFTAWNAHSARRYFSGTVTSA; translated from the coding sequence ATGGCGCAGACAGTGTTGACCGAGATGCCATCCCTATCCAAGCTGTACTTGAATGCCGCCGCGTCGGCGGCCAAGAACAGGCTGCTGCGCGCCGAGCCGGCGGTGGCCCTGCCGGCCACGGCGGTGGAAGTACGCGGTGTGCGGGCCGACCTGGCCAAGGTCACCGAGTTTGCGCACCTCATGGGGGAGCCCGCCCGCGACGTGCTGCCCTCCGGGTACCTGCACGCCTTCGCCTTCCCCGTGGCCATGAGCGTCATGGTTGCTGACGAATTTCCGCTGCCGCTCTTGGGGATGATCCACCTGCGCAACCAGGTGGAACAGCTGGCTCCCGTGATGTTTGACGATGAATTGTCGATCCGGGCATGGGCGCGGGACCTCACCGGCCACCGCAGCGGGACACAGGTGCAGATCGTTGCCGAGATCCACAACGCCGATGGCACGGCGCTGCTGTGGCGCGGGGTTTCCACGTACCTGGCCAAAGGCATTTTTCTGCCGGGCTTGGACAAGCCGACGACGGCCGGGGAACGGGTGGACTTCGTCCCGCCGGCGCCGACGGCGCAGTGGCGGCTGGGTGTTGACACCGGACGCGCCTACGCCGCCGTTTCGGGTGATTTCAACCCCATCCACCTCAGCGTTTTGAGCGCCAAGGCGCTGGGCCTGCGCCGCTCCATCGCCCACGGCATGTACGCTGCCGCCCGGGTGCTGGCCACGGTGCCGCTGGCCAAGCCACCAGCCTTCAGCTGGGATATTTCCTTCGACTCGCCAATCTTTTTGCCCGCCGCCGTTTCCCTGGAGGTCCTCGACCACCGGAGTAACGACGGCGCCTGGCTGAGTTCGGAGTTCACGGCCTGGAATGCGCACAGTGCCAGGAGGTACTTCAGCGGCACGGTGACCTCCGCCTGA
- a CDS encoding DUF2786 domain-containing protein: METNNEAAHKAKKTLKLITKLLAKAESTPFPAEAQTFQEHAERLMVRYGIQQAAIDAEAGKAGKPQELMVEDRFELGGQYRVGQARGFIAVASAFDTVKVLQATTPSKKVIYLIGAESDVAQIRRLFGSLLLQLDTAMASWWAAYPYKPHLSAYEKTLERRQFQLGFLVTVANRLSSLYKEEAVAGEPGNQLVLASRRERADEHAHELYPDVRNARRQDMAYGSSTAHAAGSTAGQRATVNDEIN, translated from the coding sequence ATGGAAACAAACAACGAAGCAGCCCACAAGGCGAAGAAGACCCTCAAGCTCATCACGAAACTGCTGGCCAAGGCTGAGAGCACCCCCTTCCCTGCCGAGGCGCAGACCTTCCAGGAACATGCGGAGCGCCTCATGGTGCGGTACGGAATTCAGCAGGCCGCCATCGACGCCGAAGCGGGCAAGGCCGGCAAGCCGCAGGAACTCATGGTGGAGGACCGCTTTGAATTGGGCGGGCAGTACCGGGTGGGCCAGGCGCGAGGCTTCATCGCCGTCGCCAGCGCCTTTGACACCGTGAAGGTGCTACAGGCCACCACGCCGTCCAAGAAAGTCATCTATCTCATTGGTGCCGAGTCCGACGTTGCACAGATTCGCCGGCTCTTCGGCTCGCTGCTGCTGCAATTGGACACTGCCATGGCCAGTTGGTGGGCAGCGTATCCCTATAAGCCGCACCTGAGCGCCTATGAAAAGACGCTGGAACGGCGCCAATTCCAGCTGGGGTTCCTGGTCACCGTCGCTAACCGGCTGAGCTCCCTCTATAAGGAAGAGGCCGTTGCCGGGGAACCGGGGAACCAGCTTGTGCTGGCGAGCCGGAGGGAACGGGCCGATGAACACGCCCATGAGCTTTACCCCGATGTACGCAACGCCCGACGCCAGGACATGGCTTACGGTTCGAGCACTGCGCATGCGGCTGGCAGTACCGCCGGTCAACGGGCCACGGTCAACGACGAAATCAACTAG
- a CDS encoding TetR/AcrR family transcriptional regulator, with amino-acid sequence MDTVRAAAGGGAPATTISPVDGRSARWEAHREERRRALIKATRRAIHRLGADASMEDIAVTAGTSKSVFYRYFGDKSGLRQAVGAVVIRQMQHTIAAARQGASEPRTGVTAMVAAYLHMAQTSPNVYFFATNTSEGDARQSGDLSGFFDSVTEMITDPLRHLLGDPESALLDYWPAAAIGLVRTAGELWLQTPENPAKPNSQAMAEQISAWLFDGVGKLVAPALSPAQ; translated from the coding sequence GTGGATACAGTTCGTGCCGCGGCCGGCGGCGGCGCCCCGGCCACAACGATCTCTCCTGTAGACGGGCGATCGGCGAGGTGGGAAGCGCACCGCGAGGAACGCCGTCGTGCGTTAATAAAGGCAACACGGAGGGCCATTCACAGGCTCGGCGCGGATGCTTCCATGGAAGACATCGCCGTCACCGCCGGCACATCCAAGTCAGTGTTTTACCGCTATTTTGGCGACAAATCAGGACTGCGGCAGGCGGTGGGGGCCGTGGTCATCCGGCAGATGCAGCACACGATTGCGGCTGCCCGGCAGGGTGCCTCCGAGCCGCGCACCGGCGTGACCGCCATGGTCGCCGCGTACCTGCACATGGCACAGACCTCCCCCAACGTATATTTCTTCGCCACAAATACCAGCGAGGGAGACGCCCGCCAATCAGGTGACTTGAGCGGCTTCTTCGACTCGGTGACGGAGATGATCACGGACCCGCTGCGGCACTTGTTGGGCGATCCGGAATCGGCGCTCCTGGACTATTGGCCCGCCGCGGCCATCGGATTGGTGCGCACAGCCGGTGAATTATGGCTGCAGACCCCGGAAAATCCGGCCAAACCCAATTCCCAGGCCATGGCTGAACAAATTTCAGCCTGGCTTTTCGACGGCGTGGGGAAGCTGGTTGCCCCAGCCCTCTCCCCCGCACAGTAA